A genome region from Sphingobium sp. WTD-1 includes the following:
- a CDS encoding SapC family protein — MASAPANSLPIFYNDLIPLSTVDHADYRTQPVDAAPFLVTQHAVPLTIDEFVSAQRFVPIIFSAGQDSVPLALMGLNEGVNVFVDDEGKLRGPAYVPAYVRRYPWMLAKLRSDSDELSLCFDPTSKAIGTEGDGPVLFENGQPTDVTKGILKFCEDFEQAAARTGQFMKDLAEMDLLMDGEVAIQTPNNEQPFVYRGFRMVNEEKLRDLRGDQLRKINQNGLLPLIHAHLFSLQLMREIFEAQIGQGKGPIAAPAAPVAVEA; from the coding sequence ATGGCCAGCGCGCCCGCGAACAGCCTTCCCATCTTCTACAACGACCTGATCCCGCTCAGCACCGTGGATCACGCTGATTATCGCACTCAGCCGGTCGATGCCGCTCCGTTCCTGGTGACCCAGCATGCCGTGCCGCTGACGATCGACGAATTCGTCTCGGCCCAGCGCTTCGTGCCGATCATCTTCTCGGCCGGCCAGGATTCGGTGCCGCTCGCGCTGATGGGCCTCAATGAGGGCGTGAACGTCTTCGTCGACGACGAAGGCAAGCTGCGCGGCCCGGCCTATGTCCCGGCCTATGTCCGCCGCTATCCCTGGATGCTGGCCAAGCTGCGCTCCGACAGCGACGAACTCTCGCTCTGCTTCGATCCGACCAGCAAGGCAATCGGCACCGAAGGCGACGGCCCGGTCCTGTTCGAAAATGGCCAGCCGACCGACGTGACCAAGGGCATCCTGAAGTTCTGCGAAGATTTCGAGCAGGCAGCCGCCCGCACCGGCCAGTTCATGAAGGATCTCGCCGAAATGGACCTGCTGATGGACGGCGAAGTCGCGATCCAGACCCCGAACAACGAACAGCCCTTCGTCTATCGCGGCTTCCGCATGGTGAACGAGGAAAAGCTGCGCGACCTGCGTGGTGACCAGCTGCGCAAGATCAACCAGAACGGCCTGCTGCCGCTGATCCACGCCCATCTGTTCTCGCTGCAACTGATGCGCGAGATTTTCGAAGCGCAGATCGGTCAGGGCAAGGGCCCGATCGCCGCGCCGGCCGCGCCGGTGGCCGTGGAAGCCTGA
- a CDS encoding FAD-binding oxidoreductase, translated as MTEQAIIAQDAIDRFVALLGPKGVITDADDIAPWVSDWRGRYHGTARAILSPASTREVADCVALAAELGVALVPQGGNTSMVGGATPPADGSALILSLRRMNHIRSLSADDNLAVCEAGVILSNLHDAAEAAGRRFPLSLGAKGSATIGGLVSTNAGGTQVLRHGTMRALVEGIEAVLPDGSIFDGLDALKKDNRGYDIKQLLIGAEGTLGVITAATLRLVPAIAARAVGWVGVQTPTDALALLRLVEGELGDSVEGFEVIADDGLGHVLSHIPGTRCPIETRTPWHVLIEVDHGDMREPGPTERLEGALGLALERGIAIDAAIAASEAQAEAFWRIRESLSESEKAQGPALQYDISVPVPRMPAFMLETSAATEAAFPGTTASSFGHLGDGNVHFHVRAPRGTSDGPAWIAAQGQAINAFVHDAVVAAGGSISAEHGIGQMKRAELGRLASPARIHALRAIKAAFDPGGIMNPDKLIPRPDEG; from the coding sequence ATGACAGAACAAGCCATAATCGCACAGGATGCCATCGATCGCTTCGTCGCCCTGCTCGGTCCCAAGGGCGTCATCACCGATGCCGATGATATCGCCCCCTGGGTCAGCGACTGGCGCGGCCGCTATCATGGAACGGCCCGCGCGATCCTGTCCCCTGCCTCGACGCGCGAAGTGGCCGACTGCGTGGCGTTGGCCGCGGAACTGGGCGTTGCGCTGGTGCCCCAAGGCGGAAACACCTCAATGGTCGGTGGCGCCACGCCGCCCGCCGATGGATCGGCCTTGATCCTTTCACTCCGCCGCATGAACCATATTCGCAGCCTGTCAGCCGACGACAATCTGGCGGTGTGCGAGGCCGGCGTCATCCTTTCCAACCTGCACGACGCCGCGGAAGCGGCCGGCCGTCGTTTTCCGCTCAGCCTGGGCGCCAAGGGATCGGCCACGATCGGCGGCCTCGTCTCGACCAATGCCGGCGGCACCCAGGTGCTGCGCCACGGCACGATGCGCGCGCTGGTCGAGGGGATCGAGGCGGTACTGCCCGACGGCAGCATCTTCGACGGGCTGGACGCGCTCAAGAAGGATAATCGCGGCTATGACATCAAGCAGTTGCTGATCGGCGCGGAGGGCACGCTGGGCGTCATCACCGCAGCCACCCTCCGGCTCGTCCCGGCCATCGCCGCCCGTGCCGTTGGCTGGGTCGGCGTGCAGACGCCCACCGATGCCCTCGCCCTGCTGCGCCTGGTCGAAGGCGAACTGGGCGACAGCGTCGAAGGGTTCGAGGTGATTGCCGACGATGGCCTTGGCCATGTCCTCTCCCATATTCCCGGCACGCGCTGCCCGATCGAGACCCGCACGCCCTGGCATGTGCTGATCGAAGTCGACCATGGCGACATGCGCGAGCCCGGCCCGACCGAACGGCTGGAAGGCGCGCTCGGCCTGGCGCTGGAACGCGGTATCGCGATCGACGCCGCCATTGCCGCCAGTGAAGCCCAGGCAGAGGCCTTCTGGCGCATCCGCGAATCCCTGTCGGAATCCGAAAAGGCACAGGGGCCGGCGCTGCAATATGATATTAGCGTGCCGGTGCCGCGCATGCCGGCCTTCATGCTGGAGACTTCCGCCGCCACCGAAGCCGCCTTCCCCGGCACGACCGCCTCTTCCTTCGGCCATCTGGGCGACGGCAATGTCCATTTCCATGTCCGCGCGCCCAGGGGCACCAGCGACGGCCCGGCCTGGATCGCCGCACAGGGCCAGGCGATCAACGCCTTCGTCCATGACGCGGTGGTCGCCGCGGGCGGCTCCATCTCGGCCGAACATGGCATCGGCCAGATGAAGCGGGCCGAACTCGGACGCCTCGCCAGCCCGGCCCGCATCCATGCCCTGCGCGCGATCAAGGCAGCCTTCGATCCGGGCGGAATCATGAATCCCGACAAGCTCATCCCTCGCCCCGACGAGGGTTGA
- a CDS encoding DEAD/DEAH box helicase, translating into MTFADLGLSDELLKAVTEAGYDTPTPIQAQAIPPVLMMKDIIGIAQTGTGKTASFVLPMIDILAHGRARALMPRSLILEPTRELAAQVAENFEKYGKYHKLSMALLIGGVQMGDQIKALEKGVDVLIATPGRLMDLFQRGKILLNGCNMLVIDEADRMLDMGFIPDIEEICTKLPAQRQTLLFSATMPPVIKKLADRFLDNPKSIEVARPATASTNITQRLVKVDSRKKREALRAMLEAEDVQSAVIFCNRKTTVRELNKSLQRHGFKSGEIHGDIDQASRIAELERFRDGSVNILVASDVAARGLDIKGVSHVFNFDAPWHPDDYVHRIGRTGRAGAKGVAYTFVAAEDAEAIDNIQKLIGTKIDYVETPVAAAPAPRTKEEPRNADREERDNERSGGRDARRKPERKDDRRSDKRDDRRDDRRDAPAARPAPHSRRQEPDDGPDDGWNGPVPEFLNFGFGG; encoded by the coding sequence ATGACTTTTGCCGATCTCGGCCTTTCCGACGAATTGCTCAAGGCCGTAACCGAGGCCGGTTACGACACGCCTACGCCGATCCAGGCGCAGGCGATCCCGCCGGTGTTGATGATGAAGGATATCATCGGCATCGCGCAGACGGGCACCGGCAAGACGGCGAGCTTCGTGCTGCCGATGATCGACATCCTCGCGCATGGCCGCGCCCGCGCGCTGATGCCGCGCAGTCTGATCCTGGAGCCGACCCGCGAGCTCGCTGCCCAGGTGGCCGAGAATTTCGAGAAATACGGCAAATATCACAAGCTCTCCATGGCGCTGCTGATCGGCGGCGTGCAGATGGGCGACCAGATCAAGGCGCTGGAAAAGGGCGTCGACGTGTTGATTGCAACGCCTGGCCGCCTGATGGACCTGTTCCAGCGCGGCAAGATTTTGCTCAATGGCTGCAACATGCTGGTGATCGACGAAGCCGACCGCATGCTCGATATGGGTTTCATCCCGGATATCGAGGAAATCTGCACCAAGTTGCCAGCGCAGCGCCAGACACTTCTCTTCTCTGCCACCATGCCGCCGGTCATCAAGAAGCTGGCCGATCGTTTCCTGGACAATCCCAAGTCGATCGAGGTCGCCCGCCCGGCAACGGCGTCGACCAACATCACCCAGCGACTGGTGAAGGTCGATTCGCGCAAGAAGCGTGAAGCGCTGCGCGCGATGCTGGAAGCAGAAGATGTGCAGAGCGCGGTGATCTTCTGCAACCGCAAGACCACGGTGCGAGAACTGAACAAGAGCCTGCAGCGTCACGGCTTCAAGTCGGGCGAGATCCATGGCGATATCGACCAGGCATCGCGCATCGCCGAACTGGAGCGGTTCCGCGATGGCAGCGTCAACATCCTGGTGGCGTCGGACGTCGCGGCGCGCGGCCTCGATATCAAGGGCGTCAGCCACGTCTTCAATTTCGACGCGCCCTGGCATCCCGATGACTATGTCCACCGCATCGGCCGTACCGGTCGCGCGGGGGCCAAGGGCGTTGCCTATACCTTCGTCGCGGCGGAGGATGCCGAGGCGATCGACAATATCCAGAAGCTGATCGGCACCAAGATCGACTATGTCGAAACGCCGGTAGCGGCGGCGCCTGCGCCGCGCACCAAGGAAGAGCCGCGCAACGCCGATCGCGAGGAGCGCGACAATGAGCGGTCCGGTGGCCGCGACGCGCGCCGCAAGCCCGAGCGCAAAGATGACCGGCGCAGCGACAAGCGGGATGATCGTCGTGACGATCGCCGCGACGCGCCGGCTGCACGGCCAGCGCCGCATAGCCGCCGTCAGGAACCCGATGATGGTCCGGATGATGGCTGGAACGGTCCGGTGCCCGAATTCCTCAACTTCGGTTTTGGCGGCTGA
- a CDS encoding VOC family protein — protein sequence MSAIPGVGAFAIVPSNDVAVALAFWERLGFARIGGDHHYHIMEGWGCEVHLTQAGAPPWDVPAHNPFGVYLRTPDVAAIAARVDDLVIRPGGILRHREWGLYEVGINGPDGLLVRIGWPSELIEGA from the coding sequence ATGTCCGCAATTCCAGGTGTTGGCGCTTTCGCGATCGTGCCCAGCAATGACGTCGCGGTCGCGCTGGCCTTCTGGGAAAGACTGGGCTTCGCGCGGATCGGCGGCGATCACCATTATCATATCATGGAGGGATGGGGCTGCGAGGTGCATCTGACCCAGGCCGGCGCGCCGCCCTGGGATGTGCCGGCGCATAATCCCTTTGGCGTCTATCTGCGCACGCCGGATGTGGCGGCGATCGCGGCGCGGGTCGATGACCTGGTCATCCGGCCGGGCGGCATTTTGCGCCATCGCGAATGGGGGCTGTATGAGGTCGGGATCAACGGGCCGGATGGACTGCTGGTGCGCATCGGCTGGCCGTCCGAACTGATCGAGGGCGCCTGA
- the radC gene encoding DNA repair protein RadC has protein sequence MTEKDERASQDGAGHRARLRQRLAEGGDGLLDHELIEYLLALAIPRRDTKPLARLLLREFGGIGGLMAADWQAIARVPGMGDTSVAAIKIVQATALRMLRNDVAERPVLGSWQALLDYLRADMAYLHVERVRVLHLNSRNMLIRDENMGDGSIDQAAIYTREVIKRAMELGSAALILVHNHPSGDPSPSKQDIEITRQIVEAGKRLGIGVHDHIIIGAQGHSSLRAQGLL, from the coding sequence ATGACCGAAAAGGACGAACGCGCGAGCCAGGATGGCGCCGGTCATCGCGCCCGCCTGCGCCAGCGCCTGGCCGAAGGCGGCGACGGGCTGCTCGACCATGAACTGATCGAATATCTGCTCGCCCTCGCCATCCCCCGCCGCGACACCAAACCGCTGGCCCGGCTGCTGCTGCGCGAATTTGGCGGGATCGGCGGATTGATGGCGGCCGACTGGCAGGCGATCGCACGGGTGCCCGGCATGGGCGACACCAGCGTCGCCGCGATCAAGATCGTCCAGGCAACGGCGCTGCGCATGCTGCGCAACGATGTGGCGGAACGACCTGTGCTGGGCAGTTGGCAGGCGCTGCTCGACTATCTGCGCGCCGACATGGCCTATCTCCATGTCGAACGCGTGCGGGTGCTGCACCTCAACAGCCGCAACATGCTGATCCGCGACGAGAATATGGGCGACGGATCGATCGACCAGGCGGCCATATATACGCGTGAGGTTATCAAGCGGGCCATGGAACTGGGATCGGCAGCCCTGATCCTGGTGCATAATCACCCGTCGGGCGATCCATCGCCCAGCAAGCAGGATATCGAGATCACCCGCCAGATCGTCGAGGCCGGCAAGCGGCTGGGCATCGGCGTCCATGACCATATCATCATTGGCGCGCAGGGGCATAGCAGCCTGCGCGCGCAGGGACTATTATAG
- a CDS encoding YdbH domain-containing protein yields MEDENGEAEIRRGWLRWLGVGTGSLGLVLVALWTQRAPIAENFVNRELNRRGVQANYDLTQVGLRTQRIENVVLGDPARPDLTARWVEVDIAFSGVTPQVAAVRAGGVRMRGAYREGVLTLGELDKFRDPDSTAPFAMPDLLLHLRDAQLRLDTDAGAVGMQIDGNGNLKSGFRGKLAAAMPGARMAGCGVAKASAWLDVAMVDGRPHLRGPIKGDALACADMAMAAPTAEIDLWLGQGLDRWNGSAKLAGEALKAQGMLLAAPVGRIEFDGSAMAMAGRARIGARAFSGAGVLAGPTELAGDWTLRGGDATFSGDLTARNGRMAGRDPLAALRTSTAGTPVAPLALRLADAARRAGEDNLLRARVALAQKGDAGSLVLTDTEFAARSGAQVAVARDGRVTLAWPGKGGAAIDWALDGAITSQGGGLPKAALRLARRAGGGFGGQLFIDPYTADGARLAFEPVRFVAGPKGDTRFTTALRLDGPLPDGAVRGLGLPIDGRLASNGAIAINEHCAPLTLLEARYGSFALGQTRQTLCPLPNSALFAMGPGGMKGGAELRNVALNGRSGDSPMRLKADNARLILGQTGFTLGNADFAIGPEDAPVRLSATSVTGAATKDGFAGDIKGAGGRIGTVPLIVEQGAGGWAFAKGALSLKAGMQVRDAQPSVRFNPLTVPDFALSMKDGRITATGTLQVPGKGATVARADIAHDLGSGKGRADLTVPDLGFGPGLQPEELTPLTLGVIANVAGRVTGEGHIRWTGSDVSSDGVFRTDRLDLAAAFGPVEGLSGEIRFSDLLNMVTPTGQEARIALVNPGVEARNGTVRYRLGAGQEVHIEGGGFPFSGGELVLLPTTMDFGADVDRYLTFRVIGLDAGAFIQAMDLKNVSATGTFDGIMPLIFNAQGGRVAGGVLVARQQGMAPLIMPEGVLPSIPCDPTRQSGVLSYVGPVSNEQVGVMGKVAFDALKDLQYKCLTILMDGALDGEMVTNVVFNGVNRGQLGGAPQGIAKSFVGLPFIFNVRISAPFRGLMKSAQSYVDPSQVIRDQIGEDAQQKMRAQSAADLQSGLAVQPAASETVSNTEPK; encoded by the coding sequence ATGGAAGACGAGAACGGCGAAGCCGAAATTCGCCGGGGCTGGCTGCGCTGGCTGGGTGTCGGGACGGGTTCGCTCGGCCTGGTGCTGGTTGCGCTGTGGACGCAACGCGCGCCGATCGCGGAGAATTTCGTCAATCGCGAACTGAACCGGCGCGGGGTCCAGGCCAATTATGACCTGACGCAGGTGGGCCTGCGCACCCAGCGGATCGAGAATGTCGTGCTGGGCGATCCGGCGCGGCCGGACCTGACCGCCCGCTGGGTGGAGGTCGACATCGCCTTTTCCGGGGTGACGCCACAGGTGGCAGCGGTTCGCGCCGGTGGCGTGCGGATGCGCGGCGCCTATCGCGAAGGCGTGCTGACGCTAGGCGAGCTGGACAAGTTTCGCGATCCCGATTCGACCGCCCCCTTCGCCATGCCCGACCTGCTGCTTCATCTGCGCGACGCGCAGTTGCGGCTGGATACCGATGCGGGGGCAGTCGGCATGCAGATCGATGGTAACGGCAATCTGAAATCGGGTTTCCGCGGCAAGTTGGCCGCTGCCATGCCCGGGGCACGGATGGCCGGCTGTGGCGTGGCCAAGGCCAGTGCCTGGCTGGATGTGGCGATGGTGGACGGCCGGCCGCACCTGCGCGGGCCGATCAAGGGCGATGCGCTCGCCTGCGCGGATATGGCGATGGCTGCGCCGACGGCCGAGATCGATCTGTGGCTGGGGCAGGGGCTGGACCGCTGGAACGGATCGGCCAAGCTGGCGGGCGAGGCGCTCAAGGCGCAGGGCATGTTGCTGGCCGCCCCCGTCGGTCGGATCGAGTTCGACGGTTCGGCCATGGCCATGGCGGGACGAGCGCGGATCGGCGCGCGCGCCTTTTCCGGTGCCGGGGTGCTGGCGGGGCCAACCGAACTGGCCGGTGACTGGACGCTGCGCGGCGGTGATGCGACCTTCAGTGGCGATCTGACCGCCCGGAACGGGCGGATGGCCGGGCGCGATCCGCTGGCGGCATTGCGGACCTCGACGGCGGGCACGCCGGTGGCGCCTTTGGCCCTGCGGTTGGCGGATGCGGCACGGCGGGCCGGGGAGGATAATCTGCTGCGGGCGCGGGTGGCACTGGCGCAGAAGGGCGATGCCGGCAGTCTGGTGCTGACCGATACCGAATTTGCAGCGCGCAGCGGCGCGCAGGTGGCCGTGGCGCGGGACGGCCGGGTGACGCTGGCCTGGCCGGGCAAGGGCGGCGCGGCGATCGACTGGGCGCTGGACGGTGCGATCACGTCGCAGGGCGGCGGCTTGCCCAAGGCGGCGCTCCGGCTGGCCCGCCGCGCCGGCGGCGGTTTTGGCGGGCAGTTGTTCATCGATCCCTATACGGCCGACGGCGCCCGACTGGCGTTCGAGCCCGTCCGATTCGTTGCCGGGCCGAAGGGCGATACGCGCTTCACGACCGCGTTGCGGCTGGATGGGCCGCTGCCTGATGGGGCTGTTCGCGGTCTTGGCCTACCGATCGATGGCCGGCTGGCGTCTAATGGCGCGATCGCGATCAACGAACATTGCGCGCCACTGACATTGCTGGAAGCGCGCTATGGCAGCTTCGCGCTGGGGCAGACCCGGCAGACGCTCTGCCCCCTGCCCAATTCGGCGCTCTTCGCGATGGGGCCGGGCGGCATGAAGGGCGGTGCGGAGCTTCGCAATGTCGCGCTGAACGGGCGAAGCGGTGACAGCCCGATGCGGCTCAAGGCGGACAATGCCCGGCTGATATTGGGCCAGACCGGCTTCACCCTGGGCAACGCCGATTTCGCCATTGGCCCGGAGGATGCGCCGGTGCGCCTGTCGGCGACGAGCGTCACCGGTGCGGCGACGAAGGATGGCTTTGCCGGCGACATCAAGGGCGCGGGCGGACGGATCGGCACCGTGCCGCTGATCGTTGAGCAGGGGGCGGGCGGCTGGGCCTTTGCCAAGGGGGCACTGTCGCTCAAGGCGGGGATGCAGGTGCGCGATGCGCAGCCTTCGGTGCGCTTCAACCCGCTGACTGTGCCTGACTTCGCCTTGTCGATGAAGGATGGCCGAATCACCGCGACCGGCACGCTGCAGGTGCCGGGCAAGGGGGCCACGGTGGCGCGCGCCGATATTGCGCATGACCTGGGCAGCGGGAAGGGACGTGCCGACCTGACCGTGCCGGACCTTGGCTTCGGGCCTGGATTGCAGCCGGAAGAACTGACGCCGTTGACGCTTGGCGTGATCGCCAATGTCGCTGGCCGCGTGACCGGCGAGGGGCATATCCGCTGGACCGGTTCCGATGTCAGCAGCGATGGCGTCTTCCGGACCGATCGGCTGGATCTGGCGGCGGCCTTCGGCCCGGTCGAGGGACTGTCTGGCGAGATCCGCTTCTCCGACCTGCTCAACATGGTGACGCCGACCGGACAGGAGGCGCGAATCGCGCTGGTCAATCCGGGCGTCGAGGCACGCAATGGTACGGTGCGTTATCGCCTGGGTGCCGGCCAGGAGGTGCATATAGAGGGTGGCGGCTTTCCCTTTTCGGGCGGTGAACTGGTGCTTCTGCCCACGACCATGGACTTTGGTGCCGATGTCGACCGCTATCTGACCTTCCGGGTCATCGGCCTCGACGCTGGTGCCTTCATCCAGGCGATGGACCTCAAGAACGTGTCGGCCACCGGCACGTTTGACGGCATCATGCCGCTAATCTTCAATGCGCAGGGCGGGCGGGTTGCCGGCGGCGTACTGGTCGCGCGACAGCAGGGCATGGCGCCGCTGATCATGCCCGAGGGCGTGCTGCCGAGCATCCCCTGCGATCCCACGCGCCAGTCCGGCGTGCTGTCCTATGTGGGGCCGGTGTCGAACGAACAAGTCGGAGTTATGGGCAAGGTCGCCTTCGATGCGCTGAAGGATCTGCAATATAAATGCCTCACCATCCTGATGGATGGCGCGCTGGATGGAGAGATGGTGACCAATGTGGTGTTCAACGGCGTCAACCGGGGGCAATTGGGCGGTGCGCCGCAGGGGATAGCGAAAAGCTTCGTCGGCCTGCCCTTCATCTTCAACGTGCGGATTTCCGCGCCGTTCCGCGGCCTGATGAAATCCGCCCAATCCTATGTCGACCCGTCGCAGGTGATCCGCGACCAGATTGGCGAGGATGCCCAGCAGAAGATGCGCGCACAAAGCGCGGCCGATCTGCAATCTGGTCTTGCGGTTCAGCCTGCGGCAAGCGAGACTGTGTCAAATACGGAGCCGAAATGA
- a CDS encoding YnbE family lipoprotein, whose protein sequence is MKIAAIMMAGLAASALGGCIQVKAPDKPIEINLNVKVQQEVVVRLEKDAKDLINNNPELFPQ, encoded by the coding sequence ATGAAGATAGCAGCAATCATGATGGCCGGTCTGGCCGCTTCGGCCCTGGGGGGCTGCATCCAGGTCAAGGCCCCGGACAAGCCGATCGAGATCAACCTGAACGTGAAGGTCCAGCAGGAGGTCGTCGTCCGTCTGGAGAAGGACGCCAAGGATCTGATCAACAATAACCCGGAGTTGTTCCCGCAATGA
- a CDS encoding YdbL family protein: MTRKFMLAAAVLGGLVLAGAAQAQGGAAAAIAAGTVGEQADGYLGIAGTVGADVRAEVESINIKRRAVYTDLAGKRGVTVQDVAAATGCQTLSSRVKPGQVYRVGGGAWQTKGAGAISLPAYCATAGQ, encoded by the coding sequence ATGACACGCAAGTTCATGCTGGCCGCCGCTGTGCTGGGCGGCCTGGTTCTGGCCGGTGCCGCGCAGGCCCAGGGTGGTGCGGCCGCCGCGATCGCCGCCGGCACGGTGGGCGAGCAGGCCGATGGCTATCTGGGCATCGCCGGCACGGTGGGCGCGGATGTGCGGGCCGAGGTCGAATCGATCAACATCAAGCGTCGGGCCGTCTATACCGATCTGGCCGGCAAGCGCGGCGTGACGGTGCAGGATGTGGCGGCCGCAACCGGCTGCCAGACGCTCAGCAGCCGGGTGAAGCCGGGGCAGGTCTATCGCGTCGGCGGTGGTGCCTGGCAGACCAAGGGCGCCGGGGCGATCTCTTTGCCGGCCTATTGCGCAACCGCAGGCCAGTAA
- a CDS encoding AtpZ/AtpI family protein codes for MVAGESGQDPAGEDARIASLEARIAQAEHAEQVRQGTKVQQADDGSRLGNRVLAELIGGLVGGALIGWVLDRLLGTSPWLLLVFLGLGIVAAFRNIIRLTKTKRSDQ; via the coding sequence ATGGTTGCGGGTGAATCCGGGCAGGACCCGGCGGGGGAAGATGCGCGGATCGCTTCACTGGAAGCGAGAATTGCGCAGGCGGAACATGCCGAGCAGGTCAGACAGGGGACGAAGGTGCAGCAGGCGGACGATGGTTCGCGTCTGGGCAACAGGGTTCTCGCAGAGCTGATCGGTGGTCTTGTCGGTGGTGCGTTGATCGGCTGGGTTCTCGACCGGCTGCTTGGCACATCCCCATGGCTCCTGCTTGTCTTCCTCGGTCTCGGGATCGTGGCGGCGTTCAGGAACATCATCAGATTGACGAAGACGAAGCGTTCCGATCAATAG
- a CDS encoding F0F1 ATP synthase subunit A, which produces MAESGKIDPMHQFAIEPLFGTDHLSIGGFNIAFTNSALYMVAAAVVLWIFVIGGMKRELVPGRWQMAVEYFTGFIKNLLISNVGEGGKKYIPYVFSLFMFILMANLLGLLPLGLVGVHPFTFTSHFTATGVLAIMSFSIVLIVGFWKHGLHFFSLFVPHGTPLPMIPVIFPIELISFMVRPFSLGLRLFVAMTAGHVLLKVLAGFVINSSNAGPGFGLTVGAASFVLMVGISALEVLVAVIQAYVFALLTSVYINDAENLH; this is translated from the coding sequence GTGGCAGAATCCGGCAAAATCGATCCGATGCATCAGTTTGCGATCGAACCGCTGTTCGGTACCGATCACCTGTCCATCGGCGGCTTCAACATCGCCTTCACCAACAGTGCGCTCTATATGGTCGCTGCTGCGGTGGTGCTGTGGATCTTCGTGATCGGCGGCATGAAGCGTGAACTGGTGCCCGGTCGTTGGCAGATGGCGGTCGAATATTTCACCGGCTTCATCAAGAACCTGCTGATCTCGAACGTGGGCGAGGGCGGCAAGAAGTACATTCCCTATGTCTTCTCGCTCTTCATGTTCATCCTGATGGCCAACCTTCTGGGTCTGCTGCCGCTGGGTCTGGTCGGGGTCCACCCCTTCACCTTCACCAGCCACTTCACCGCCACCGGCGTGCTGGCGATCATGAGCTTCTCGATCGTGCTGATCGTGGGCTTCTGGAAGCATGGGCTGCACTTCTTCTCCCTGTTCGTGCCGCACGGCACGCCCCTGCCGATGATCCCGGTCATTTTCCCGATCGAGCTGATCTCGTTCATGGTGCGTCCGTTCAGCCTGGGCCTGCGACTGTTCGTGGCGATGACCGCCGGACACGTGCTGCTCAAGGTGCTGGCCGGCTTCGTCATCAACAGCTCGAATGCTGGCCCCGGTTTCGGTCTGACCGTCGGTGCCGCCAGCTTCGTGCTGATGGTCGGTATCAGCGCACTCGAAGTGCTGGTCGCCGTGATCCAGGCCTATGTGTTTGCGCTGCTGACCTCGGTCTACATCAACGACGCCGAAAACCTGCACTGA
- a CDS encoding F0F1 ATP synthase subunit C has product MDAEAAKLLGAGLAAIGAGIAALGVGNVFSSFLEGALRNPGAADGQQGRLFIGFAAAELLGLLAFVIAMILVFVA; this is encoded by the coding sequence ATGGACGCAGAAGCCGCAAAGCTGCTCGGTGCTGGCCTGGCCGCGATCGGTGCGGGCATTGCCGCCCTCGGTGTGGGCAACGTCTTCAGCTCGTTCCTCGAAGGCGCGCTGCGCAATCCGGGTGCCGCTGACGGCCAGCAGGGTCGCCTGTTCATCGGCTTCGCCGCCGCCGAACTTCTGGGTCTGCTGGCGTTCGTTATCGCCATGATCCTGGTCTTCGTGGCCTAA
- a CDS encoding F0F1 ATP synthase subunit B — translation MAEAAVEHSEAQAPHLNQAIHAEGMEPVGTVAHEGVAPHTDPKAVGMDATAWVSLAMAVFIVILLIKKVPSLIGGVLDGRIAQIKEQLAEASKLRAEAEALKGEYEAKLAAAAGEADAMRKSAEHEAETLLSDAKVQAADLVARRQKMAEDKIGAAERSALADIRAKAVKAATGAAVALIAEGHDAKADKALVDDAIKGLGPVA, via the coding sequence ATGGCTGAGGCAGCAGTAGAGCATAGCGAGGCGCAGGCCCCGCACCTCAATCAGGCAATCCACGCCGAAGGCATGGAGCCGGTTGGCACCGTGGCGCATGAAGGCGTCGCGCCGCATACCGATCCCAAGGCGGTCGGCATGGACGCGACTGCCTGGGTCAGCCTGGCGATGGCGGTGTTCATCGTCATTCTGCTGATCAAGAAGGTGCCCAGCCTGATCGGCGGCGTGCTGGATGGCCGGATTGCCCAGATCAAGGAACAGCTGGCCGAAGCATCGAAGCTTCGTGCCGAAGCCGAAGCGCTCAAGGGCGAATATGAAGCCAAGCTGGCCGCTGCGGCCGGCGAAGCCGACGCCATGCGCAAGTCGGCCGAGCATGAAGCCGAAACGCTTCTGTCCGATGCCAAGGTGCAGGCTGCCGATCTGGTCGCCCGTCGCCAGAAGATGGCGGAAGACAAGATCGGTGCGGCTGAGCGCAGCGCACTGGCCGACATTCGTGCCAAGGCGGTGAAGGCCGCTACCGGCGCTGCCGTCGCCCTGATTGCCGAAGGCCATGATGCCAAGGCGGACAAGGCGCTGGTCGATGATGCGATCAAGGGTCTTGGCCCGGTCGCCTGA